The Streptomyces sp. SS1-1 genome has a segment encoding these proteins:
- a CDS encoding acyl-CoA carboxylase subunit beta, translating to MTVLDEAPGEPIDARGRTAELHEIRAQALAGPSEKATAAQHAKGKLTARERIELLLDPGTFREVEQLRRHRAQGFGLESKKPYTDGVITGWGTVEGRTVFVYAHDFRIFGGALGEAHATKIHKIMDMAIAAGAPLVSLNDGAGARIQEGVSALAGYGGIFQRNTKASGVIPQISVMLGPCAGGAAYSPALTDFVFMVRDTSQMFITGPDVVKAVTGEEITQNGLGGADVHAETSGVCHFAYDDEETCIAEVRYLLSLLPQNNRENPPRVEPSDPADRRSETLLDLVPADGNRPYDMTKVIEEIVDDGEFLEVHERWARNIICALARLDGQVVGIVANQPQTLAGVLDIEASEKAARFVQMCDAFNIPIITFLDVPGFLPGVDQEHGGIIRHGAKLLYAYCNATVPRISLILRKAYGGAYIVMDSQSIGADLTYAWPTNEIAVMGAEGAANVIFRRQIAEAEDPEAMRARMVKEYKSELMHPYYAAERGLVDDVIDPSETREVLVRSLAMLHTKHADLPSRKHGNPPQ from the coding sequence ATGACCGTTTTGGATGAGGCACCGGGTGAGCCGATCGACGCCCGTGGACGGACCGCCGAGCTGCACGAGATCCGTGCCCAGGCGCTGGCCGGCCCGAGCGAGAAGGCCACCGCGGCGCAGCACGCCAAGGGGAAGCTGACCGCCCGGGAGCGCATCGAGCTGCTCCTGGACCCGGGCACCTTCCGGGAGGTCGAGCAGCTGCGCCGGCACCGGGCCCAGGGCTTCGGCCTGGAGTCCAAGAAGCCGTACACCGACGGTGTCATCACCGGCTGGGGCACGGTCGAGGGCCGCACGGTCTTCGTGTACGCGCACGACTTCCGGATCTTCGGCGGCGCGCTGGGCGAGGCCCACGCCACCAAGATCCACAAGATCATGGACATGGCCATCGCGGCCGGTGCCCCGCTGGTCTCCCTGAACGACGGCGCCGGCGCCCGTATCCAGGAGGGCGTCTCCGCCCTCGCCGGGTACGGCGGCATCTTCCAGCGCAACACCAAGGCGTCCGGCGTCATCCCGCAGATCAGCGTGATGCTCGGCCCGTGCGCGGGCGGCGCGGCCTACAGCCCCGCCCTCACGGACTTCGTGTTCATGGTCCGCGACACCTCGCAGATGTTCATCACCGGCCCCGACGTGGTCAAGGCCGTGACGGGCGAGGAGATCACCCAGAACGGCCTCGGCGGCGCCGACGTGCACGCCGAGACCTCCGGCGTCTGCCACTTCGCGTACGACGACGAGGAGACGTGCATCGCCGAGGTGCGCTACCTCCTCTCGCTCCTCCCGCAGAACAACCGGGAGAACCCGCCCCGCGTGGAGCCGTCGGACCCCGCGGACCGCCGCAGCGAGACGCTCCTCGACCTGGTCCCGGCCGACGGCAACCGGCCGTACGACATGACCAAGGTCATCGAGGAGATCGTCGACGACGGCGAGTTCCTGGAGGTCCACGAGCGCTGGGCGCGGAACATCATCTGCGCGCTGGCCCGCCTCGACGGCCAGGTCGTCGGCATCGTCGCCAACCAGCCCCAGACGCTGGCGGGCGTGCTCGACATCGAGGCGTCCGAGAAGGCCGCCCGCTTCGTGCAGATGTGCGACGCCTTCAACATCCCGATCATCACGTTCCTCGACGTCCCCGGCTTCCTCCCGGGCGTCGACCAGGAGCACGGCGGCATCATCCGCCACGGCGCCAAGCTGCTGTACGCCTACTGCAACGCGACCGTGCCCCGGATCTCCCTGATCCTGCGCAAGGCGTACGGCGGCGCGTACATCGTCATGGACAGCCAGTCCATCGGCGCCGACCTCACCTACGCCTGGCCGACCAACGAGATCGCCGTGATGGGCGCCGAGGGCGCCGCCAACGTCATCTTCCGCCGGCAGATCGCCGAGGCGGAGGACCCCGAGGCCATGCGGGCGCGCATGGTCAAGGAGTACAAGTCCGAGCTGATGCACCCGTACTACGCGGCCGAACGGGGCCTGGTCGACGACGTGATCGACCCCTCCGAGACCCGCGAGGTCCTCGTCCGCTCCCTGGCGATGCTGCACACCAAGCACGCCGACCTGCCGTCCCGCAAGCACGGCAACCCTCCGCAGTAA
- a CDS encoding acyl-CoA carboxylase subunit epsilon has protein sequence MNVPDIRVEKGHAEPEEVAAITAILLARAAARPAAAPAHRGRPKAGWRRLEREGGFRAPHSWR, from the coding sequence ATGAACGTCCCTGACATCCGCGTCGAGAAGGGCCACGCCGAGCCCGAGGAAGTCGCCGCCATCACGGCGATCCTCCTGGCCCGCGCCGCCGCCCGGCCCGCCGCCGCCCCGGCCCACCGGGGCCGCCCGAAGGCCGGCTGGCGCCGCCTGGAGCGCGAGGGCGGCTTCCGCGCCCCCCACAGCTGGCGCTGA
- a CDS encoding GTP-binding protein, whose protein sequence is MDFASSSGGPSRSTTSAKIVVAGGFGVGKTTFVGAVSEINPLRTEAVMTSASAGIDDLTHTGDKTTTTVAMDFGRITLDQDLILYLFGTPGQDRFWFMWDDLVRGAIGAIVLVDTRRLADCFPAVDYFENSGLPFVIALNGFDGNQPYNPDEVREALQIGPDTPIITTDARHRADAKSALITLVEHALMARLR, encoded by the coding sequence GTGGACTTCGCAAGCTCTAGCGGCGGTCCTTCCCGCTCCACCACCTCCGCGAAGATCGTGGTGGCGGGCGGCTTCGGCGTGGGCAAGACCACGTTCGTCGGCGCCGTCTCGGAGATCAACCCGCTGCGCACGGAGGCCGTCATGACGTCTGCTTCGGCGGGCATCGACGACCTCACCCACACCGGGGACAAGACGACCACGACGGTCGCCATGGACTTCGGCCGTATCACCCTGGACCAGGACCTGATCCTGTACCTCTTCGGTACGCCCGGCCAGGACCGCTTCTGGTTCATGTGGGACGACCTCGTGCGCGGCGCCATCGGCGCGATCGTGCTGGTGGACACCCGCCGTCTCGCCGACTGCTTCCCCGCGGTCGACTACTTCGAGAACAGCGGCCTGCCGTTCGTCATCGCGCTGAACGGCTTCGACGGCAACCAGCCGTACAACCCGGACGAGGTGCGCGAGGCGCTGCAGATCGGCCCCGACACCCCGATCATCACGACGGACGCCCGGCACCGCGCGGACGCCAAGTCGGCGCTGATCACGCTCGTGGAGCACGCGCTGATGGCGCGGCTGCGCTAG
- a CDS encoding DUF742 domain-containing protein: MATPPDGSSSGNWSYGPAQGQNDGSQNRYFPSQPNQRQPYAPQGPGPSPYDQPPAPRIQPVQPQRRAPEPTPAGASNNPLVRPYAMTGGRTRPRYQLAIEALVHTTAQPHQMQGQLPEHQRICNLCREIKSVAEISALLTIPLGVARILVADLAEAGLVAIHQPGGDENAGGQPDVTLLERVLSGLRKL, from the coding sequence GTGGCAACACCCCCAGACGGTTCGTCATCGGGCAACTGGTCGTACGGCCCTGCCCAGGGCCAGAACGACGGTTCCCAGAACCGGTACTTCCCCTCCCAGCCGAACCAGCGGCAGCCGTACGCCCCGCAGGGCCCCGGGCCCTCGCCGTACGACCAGCCGCCGGCGCCGCGCATCCAGCCGGTGCAGCCGCAGCGACGCGCCCCTGAGCCGACGCCCGCCGGGGCGTCGAACAACCCCCTGGTGCGTCCGTACGCCATGACCGGCGGCCGGACCCGCCCGCGCTACCAGCTCGCCATCGAGGCGCTGGTGCACACCACCGCGCAGCCGCACCAGATGCAGGGCCAGCTGCCCGAGCATCAGCGGATCTGCAACCTCTGCCGAGAGATCAAATCGGTGGCCGAGATCTCGGCCCTCCTCACGATCCCCCTCGGCGTGGCCAGGATCCTCGTCGCCGACTTGGCGGAGGCAGGACTGGTCGCGATCCATCAGCCCGGCGGCGACGAGAACGCCGGCGGCCAGCCAGACGTGACACTGCTCGAAAGGGTGCTCAGTGGACTTCGCAAGCTCTAG
- a CDS encoding roadblock/LC7 domain-containing protein — MSQAAQNLNWLITNFVDNTPGVSHTVVVSADGLLLAMSEGFPRDRADQLAAVASGLTSLTAGASRIFEGGSVNQTVVEMERGFLFIMSISDGSSLAVLAHPEADIGLIGYEMALLVDRAGTVLTPDLRAELQGSLLN; from the coding sequence ATGAGCCAGGCGGCACAGAACCTGAACTGGTTGATCACCAACTTCGTGGACAACACCCCCGGGGTGTCCCACACGGTGGTGGTCTCCGCCGACGGACTCCTTCTGGCGATGTCCGAAGGCTTCCCGCGCGACCGCGCCGACCAGCTCGCGGCCGTCGCCTCCGGTCTGACGTCACTGACGGCAGGCGCCTCCCGCATCTTCGAGGGCGGCAGCGTGAACCAGACGGTTGTGGAGATGGAGCGGGGATTCCTCTTCATCATGTCCATCTCCGACGGTTCGTCCCTCGCGGTCCTCGCACATCCCGAGGCGGACATCGGCCTCATCGGGTACGAGATGGCGCTTCTGGTCGACCGTGCCGGTACGGTCCTGACGCCCGATCTGCGGGCGGAACTCCAAGGGAGCCTGCTCAACTGA
- a CDS encoding nitrate- and nitrite sensing domain-containing protein: MRRSKNSPEPSARGNFTPPPRGAAPAPVPGSEPTAAPARSGGRFSPRNWRVPTRLNAILLIPVMVGLVMGGFQVKSSIDTWQEAEDAENVALLVRSAAEYGNALLDERDLTAADLLQGKGTTDTVTQLRSATDSAKAKFDEAAQNLPHTAALDRRMQLFRSNETKLAPLRQAAYTKSMDPVKTEEGYVAVQHSLMEFANELSLGTGNVTSYGRTVYAVALAKAATSLQRSIAVHMLIRPSTKEAVVRQQGISLVSYRYLEGIAINEFVSGATQDDVDQLDDIMAAQRKKIGDKGTAVNAGDSSSTQGGAYTAMPAADAMLQGIAAGTFTPEQLAAKGVTPKAWLGASTAKYEGYREIETDLVSKAVNDAATVSEDAKTDALITGAAVVVALLVAFILAGAVARQMSRSMRQLRNAAFGIAEQRLPMLVDQLSRTDPGRVDTRVAPIPITTRDEIGEVARAFDQVHREAVRLAAEQALLRGNINAIFTNLSRRNQSLIEGQLTLITDLENNEADPDQLENLFKLDHLATRMRRNGENLLVLAGEEPGRRWDQPVPLVDVLRAASSEVEQYERIELSGVPEAEIHGRAVTDLVHLLAELLENATTFSSPQTKVRVTATRLPDGRVMIEIHDKGIGLTAEDFADINHKLANPPTVDAAISQRMGLFVVGRLSDRHGIRVQLRPSGEQAGTTSLVMLPDAITHGGGGGEQQPSQDEFTVSQIIPEQQFQGENFGQPMRTAAELGFDDSAYTEVPDDIRELDPVGRSLMREERRAALEAQSHGPEGSEAPAYDEFGQPAYDEHNGYAGQQDGYDQQQAYDDQRQQSYEDQQQAYGEQQHSGYEEPQQASYDDTYYAPNGGLPRDDSFSSPNGYPDSGYAEPAAEEPVARNGSAQDGFTAFDQRRHQDDWPQQSGYRDGYQEQYAPETESAQAGDAGESDGVGFDRPGPAQSAPHALTDAGLPRRGAAASGTNGTRPVRQDAPAPAPTPESNGDSAWRSQNDERWQQASQLRKPKAGGVTSSGLPRRVPKANLVQGAAETTPQGGPQVSRAPEDVRGRLSNLRRGVQRGRSAGSETNGQGFGPDSTYNQER, encoded by the coding sequence GTGAGGCGAAGCAAGAACAGTCCCGAGCCGTCGGCCCGGGGCAACTTCACCCCGCCGCCGCGCGGAGCGGCGCCCGCCCCTGTGCCCGGATCCGAGCCCACGGCCGCGCCGGCCCGCAGCGGCGGCCGCTTCTCGCCGCGCAACTGGCGCGTGCCGACCAGGCTGAACGCGATCCTGCTCATACCCGTGATGGTCGGCCTCGTCATGGGCGGCTTCCAGGTGAAGAGCTCGATCGACACCTGGCAGGAGGCCGAGGACGCCGAGAACGTCGCCCTCCTCGTGCGCTCCGCCGCCGAGTACGGCAACGCCCTGCTGGACGAGCGCGACCTCACCGCGGCCGACCTGCTCCAGGGCAAGGGCACCACGGACACCGTGACCCAGCTGCGCTCCGCAACCGACAGCGCCAAGGCGAAGTTCGACGAGGCCGCGCAGAACCTCCCGCACACGGCCGCGCTCGACCGCCGTATGCAGCTCTTCCGGTCCAACGAGACCAAGCTGGCGCCCCTGCGTCAGGCGGCCTACACCAAGTCCATGGACCCGGTGAAGACCGAAGAGGGATACGTCGCCGTCCAGCACTCCCTGATGGAGTTCGCCAACGAGCTCAGCCTGGGAACCGGCAACGTCACCTCCTACGGCCGTACCGTCTACGCCGTGGCCCTCGCCAAGGCCGCCACCTCCCTCCAGCGCTCGATCGCCGTGCACATGCTGATACGGCCGAGCACCAAGGAGGCCGTGGTCCGCCAGCAGGGCATCTCCCTCGTGTCGTACCGCTACCTCGAGGGCATCGCGATCAACGAGTTCGTCTCGGGCGCCACCCAGGACGACGTCGACCAGCTCGACGACATCATGGCCGCGCAGCGAAAGAAGATCGGCGACAAGGGCACCGCCGTCAACGCCGGTGACAGCAGCTCCACGCAGGGCGGCGCCTACACCGCCATGCCGGCCGCCGACGCCATGCTCCAGGGCATCGCCGCGGGCACCTTCACCCCCGAGCAGCTGGCCGCCAAGGGCGTCACGCCCAAGGCGTGGCTGGGCGCCTCCACCGCCAAGTACGAGGGCTACCGCGAGATCGAGACGGACCTCGTCAGCAAGGCCGTGAACGACGCCGCGACCGTCTCCGAGGACGCCAAGACCGACGCCCTCATCACCGGTGCGGCCGTCGTGGTCGCCCTGCTCGTCGCGTTCATCCTGGCCGGCGCGGTCGCCCGCCAGATGTCCCGCTCGATGCGCCAGCTGCGCAACGCCGCCTTCGGTATCGCCGAGCAGCGTCTGCCGATGCTGGTCGACCAGCTCTCGCGCACCGACCCCGGCCGGGTCGACACCCGGGTCGCGCCCATCCCGATCACCACCCGCGACGAGATCGGCGAAGTCGCCCGCGCCTTCGACCAGGTCCACCGCGAGGCCGTCCGGCTCGCCGCCGAGCAGGCTCTGCTGCGGGGCAACATCAACGCGATCTTCACCAACCTGTCGCGCCGCAACCAGTCGCTGATCGAGGGCCAGCTGACCCTGATCACCGACCTGGAGAACAACGAGGCCGACCCGGACCAGCTGGAGAACCTCTTCAAGCTGGACCACCTCGCGACCCGTATGCGCCGCAACGGCGAGAACCTCCTCGTCCTCGCCGGCGAGGAGCCCGGCCGCCGCTGGGACCAGCCGGTCCCGCTGGTCGACGTGCTGCGCGCCGCCTCCTCCGAGGTGGAGCAGTACGAGCGCATCGAGCTGTCCGGCGTCCCGGAGGCCGAGATCCACGGCCGCGCGGTCACCGACCTCGTGCACCTGCTGGCCGAGCTGCTGGAGAACGCCACCACGTTCTCCTCGCCGCAGACCAAGGTCCGCGTCACCGCGACCCGTCTCCCCGACGGCCGCGTGATGATCGAGATCCACGACAAGGGCATCGGCCTCACCGCCGAGGACTTCGCGGACATCAACCACAAGCTGGCGAACCCGCCCACCGTCGACGCGGCGATATCCCAGCGCATGGGTCTGTTCGTGGTCGGCCGGCTGTCCGACCGGCACGGCATCCGCGTCCAGCTGCGCCCCTCGGGCGAGCAGGCCGGCACCACCTCGCTGGTCATGCTGCCGGACGCCATCACGCACGGTGGCGGCGGCGGTGAACAGCAGCCGTCGCAGGACGAGTTCACCGTCTCGCAGATCATCCCGGAGCAGCAGTTCCAGGGTGAGAACTTCGGTCAGCCGATGCGTACCGCGGCCGAGCTCGGCTTCGACGACAGCGCCTACACCGAGGTCCCGGACGACATCCGCGAGCTGGACCCCGTCGGCCGCTCCCTGATGCGCGAGGAGCGCCGGGCGGCCCTGGAGGCCCAGTCGCACGGCCCGGAGGGCTCCGAGGCCCCCGCCTACGACGAGTTCGGCCAGCCCGCCTACGACGAGCACAACGGCTACGCGGGGCAGCAGGACGGCTACGACCAGCAGCAGGCGTACGACGACCAGCGGCAGCAGTCCTACGAGGACCAGCAGCAGGCGTACGGCGAGCAGCAGCACTCCGGCTACGAGGAGCCCCAGCAGGCGTCGTACGACGACACGTACTACGCGCCGAACGGCGGCCTGCCCCGCGACGACTCCTTCTCGTCCCCCAACGGCTACCCGGACTCCGGCTATGCGGAGCCCGCCGCCGAGGAGCCGGTGGCCCGCAACGGCTCCGCACAGGACGGCTTCACGGCCTTCGACCAGCGGCGCCACCAGGACGACTGGCCTCAGCAGAGCGGCTACCGCGACGGCTACCAGGAGCAGTACGCTCCGGAAACGGAATCCGCGCAGGCCGGTGACGCGGGCGAGTCCGACGGCGTAGGCTTCGACCGTCCGGGACCGGCGCAATCCGCGCCCCACGCACTGACCGACGCCGGGCTTCCGCGTCGCGGCGCCGCCGCGAGCGGCACCAACGGCACGCGGCCCGTGCGGCAGGACGCGCCGGCGCCGGCTCCCACTCCGGAGAGCAACGGCGACAGCGCCTGGCGTTCGCAGAACGACGAGCGCTGGCAGCAGGCCTCGCAGCTCCGGAAGCCCAAGGCGGGCGGGGTCACCTCCTCCGGCCTGCCGCGGCGGGTCCCGAAGGCCAACCTGGTCCAGGGAGCCGCCGAAACCACCCCCCAGGGGGGCCCACAGGTCTCCCGTGCTCCCGAGGACGTCCGGGGCAGGCTGAGCAACCTGCGCCGCGGTGTCCAGCGGGGTCGCAGCGCGGGAAGTGAAACGAACGGCCAGGGCTTCGGTCCTGACAGCACCTACAACCAGGAGCGTTAG
- a CDS encoding GTP-binding protein yields MDFASSEPSRATTSAKIVVAGGFGVGKTTFVGAVSEINPLRTEAVMTSASAGIDDLTHTGDKTTTTVAMDFGRITLDQDLILYLFGTPGQDRFWFMWDDLVRGAIGAVVLVDTRRLADCFPAVDYFENSGLPFVIALNGFDGHQPYTPDEVREALQIGPDAPIITTDARHRADAKSALITLVEHALMARLR; encoded by the coding sequence GTGGACTTCGCAAGCTCTGAACCAAGCCGGGCGACCACCTCCGCGAAGATCGTGGTGGCGGGTGGCTTCGGCGTGGGCAAGACCACGTTCGTGGGTGCCGTCTCGGAGATCAACCCGCTGCGCACGGAGGCCGTGATGACCTCCGCGAGCGCGGGGATCGACGACCTCACGCACACCGGGGACAAGACCACCACCACGGTGGCCATGGACTTCGGCCGTATCACCCTGGACCAGGACCTGATCCTCTACCTGTTCGGTACGCCGGGTCAGGACCGCTTCTGGTTCATGTGGGACGACCTGGTGCGCGGTGCCATCGGCGCCGTCGTGCTGGTGGACACCCGCCGTCTCGCGGACTGCTTCCCCGCGGTCGACTACTTCGAGAACAGCGGCCTGCCGTTCGTCATCGCCCTCAACGGCTTCGACGGGCACCAGCCGTACACACCGGACGAGGTGCGCGAGGCGCTGCAGATCGGACCGGACGCGCCGATCATCACGACGGACGCCCGGCACCGCGCCGATGCCAAGAGTGCGCTGATCACGCTGGTGGAGCACGCGCTCATGGCACGACTGCGGTAG
- a CDS encoding DUF742 domain-containing protein, with amino-acid sequence MTPPTASHDPYAEPYEDEGDQPLVRPYAMTGGRTRPRYQLAIEALISTTADPAALMGLLPEHQRICHLCREVKSVAEVSALLSMPLGVARILVADLAEAGLVAIHQPGGDENNGGAPDVTLLERVLSGLRKL; translated from the coding sequence ATGACCCCGCCCACCGCCTCTCATGATCCGTACGCGGAGCCGTACGAGGATGAGGGCGACCAGCCGCTGGTACGTCCGTACGCGATGACCGGCGGCCGGACCCGGCCGCGTTACCAGCTGGCCATCGAGGCACTGATCAGCACCACGGCCGACCCGGCGGCGCTGATGGGGCTCCTCCCGGAGCACCAGCGCATCTGCCACCTGTGCCGCGAGGTGAAGTCGGTCGCCGAGGTCTCCGCGCTCCTGTCCATGCCTCTCGGCGTGGCCAGGATCCTCGTGGCGGACCTCGCGGAGGCGGGCTTGGTCGCCATCCACCAGCCGGGTGGCGACGAGAACAACGGTGGCGCACCGGACGTGACGCTGCTCGAAAGGGTGCTCAGTGGACTTCGCAAGCTCTGA
- a CDS encoding roadblock/LC7 domain-containing protein produces MSQAAQNLNWLITNFVDNTPGVSHTVVVSADGLLLAMSEGFPRDRADQLAAVASGLTSLTAGASRIFEGGDVAQTVVEMERGFLFLMSISDGSSLAVLAHPEADIGLVGYEMALLVDRAGAVLTPDLRAELQGSLLH; encoded by the coding sequence ATGAGCCAAGCGGCACAGAACCTCAACTGGTTGATCACCAACTTCGTGGACAACACCCCCGGGGTGTCCCACACCGTCGTCGTGTCCGCCGACGGCCTTCTGCTGGCGATGTCGGAGGGGTTCCCCCGCGACCGTGCCGACCAGCTGGCGGCCGTCGCGTCGGGTCTGACCTCGCTGACGGCGGGTGCCAGCCGGATCTTCGAAGGCGGGGACGTCGCACAGACCGTCGTCGAGATGGAGCGAGGATTCCTCTTCCTCATGTCCATCTCGGACGGGTCGTCCCTCGCCGTACTCGCTCACCCGGAGGCGGACATCGGCCTCGTCGGGTACGAGATGGCACTGCTGGTCGACCGTGCGGGCGCGGTCCTCACCCCCGACCTGCGTGCCGAGCTCCAAGGCAGTCTGCTCCACTGA